Proteins encoded within one genomic window of Tigriopus californicus strain San Diego chromosome 12, Tcal_SD_v2.1, whole genome shotgun sequence:
- the LOC131892190 gene encoding uncharacterized protein K02A2.6-like, with amino-acid sequence MPFTVITNHKLLLGIFKRSNLSSMDNPLPQRILIKLFGSTEMWLAAIQIYFTLSSNSALDTLSKNATDDINYQAVVSTLLSGQSPKSLPQSHTSKFLSKQWGDLSFVKDTGLLILRGHRIVFPAKSRLDVLSSLLTSHPGIRGTCALARSIYFWPRMYNNIEQVVSSGSTCQLRLSSQQHEPLVHSTSSRPFEAISVDIFESTSAHTHYLIMAHRFLGWLCIARLSWMDTKTVTDILRDWFVDYVIPQFICYDGGPQFRSDFQDFCRDIHITHQLSSTYHPASNGHAESTVKSMKMLLQKHTDCIIGGIPFKPQSGCSAFVGLKHLLPIGSELMGLKATQSEKIHYFF; translated from the exons ATGCCTTTCACTGTGATCACCAATCACAAGCTTCTTCTAGGCATTTTCAAGCGATCCAATCTGTCCTCCATGGACAATCCACTTCCTCAGCGGATTCTAATCAAGCTGTTTGG CTCCACAGAAATGTGGCTGGCCGCCATTCAGATCTATTTCACTTTGTCTTCCAATTCAGCTCTTGATACATTATCTAAAAATGCTACGGATGACATCAATTATCAGGCTGTGGTTTCAACACTTCTCTCTGGCCAGTCACCCAAATCCTTACCTCAAAGTCACACATCCAAATTCCTTTCCAAACAATGGGGTGATTTATCTTTCGTCAAGGACACGGGCCTCCTCATTCTCCGAGGCCACCGGATCGTTTTTCCGGCCAAGTCCCGTTTGGACGTTTTGTCTAGTCTCCTAACCTCTCACCCAGGCATTCGTGGTACCTGCGCGTTAGCCCGTAGCATTTACTTCTGGCCCCGCATGTACAACAATATTGAACAGGTGGTTAGCTCAGGTTCTACATGTCAACTACGTCTTTCGAGTCAACAACATGAACCCCTGGTCCATTCCACGTCCTCCCGACCATTTGAGGCCATTTCCGTGGATATCTTTGAGAGTACCAGTGCGCACACGCACTACCTCATCATGGCCCATCGGTTCTTGGGATGGCTCTGCATCGCCCGCTTGTCCTGGATGGACACAAAGACCGTCACAGACATCCTGCGGGATTGGTTTGTGGATTACGTGATTCCCCAATTCATTTGCTACGACGGAGGACCCCAATTTCGTTCGGACTTCCAAGATTTCTGCCGTGATATACACATTACTCATCAATTATCCTCCACCTATCATCCAGCCTCAAATGGTCACGCCGAATCCACGGTCAAATCCATGAAGATGCTGCTCCAAAAACACA CCGATTGTATCATTGGTGGGATTCCATTCAAGCCCCAAAGTGGATGCTCCGCCTTTGTGGGCCTCAAGCACCTCCTTCCTATTGGAAGCGAACTTATGGGCTTGAAAGCCACCCAAAGCGAAAAGATCCACTACTTCTTTTAA